From Fusobacterium varium:
TGAAGGGTATAATCTTGAGCTTTCTGTAAAAAGAGCAGATGCTATAAAAGACTATCTTGCCAATAGAGGAGTAAAACTTTCTAATATTTCTATTGAGGGATATGGAAAGCAAAATCCTATTGCTTCTAACCAAACTGAAAAAGGAAGAGCAAAAAATAGAAGAGTTGAATTTATAATTTCAAGAGATAAATTTTAATTAGAAAGATAATTTTTTCTTACATCATGAAAAAAAACATGATATACTGATATAAGTATCAAAGATATCTTGTGTATAATCTGTATAGATGTAAATCCAGCTTTAAAAGCGTGTGATCTAGAAGCATTAATTGCTTAGATTACACGCTATTTTATTTGTTGGAGGAGAGAAAAATGAATGAAACAAAAGAAAAAGCAGGTGTTTATCTTGTTAAGGAACCAGTAGGAAAACTTTTATTTAAGTTTTCACTTCCATGTGTATTGTCTATGTTAGTAGGAGCATTATATAATATTGTAGATCAGATCTTTATAGGGCAGAGTGTTGGTTATCTTGGAAATGCTGCAACTAATGTAGTATATCCTTTTACAGTACTAGCACTTGCAATTGCATTGCTTATAGGTGATGGAACAGCAGCACAATTGAGTATTTCTCTGGGAAGTGACTCAAGAGAAACAAGTCATAGATGTGTAGGGAATGGAATAATAATAACTTGTACTATAGGTATAATTTTAATGGTAATAGGATTAATTTTTATTGATAATATTTTAAAGATATTTGGTGTAACTGAAGGAAGTTATAAGTATGCTTTAGAATATATGTATATAATTTTATTAGGAATACCTTTTTTTATTTTTACATCAAGTATGAATGCTGTAATAAGAGCTGATGGTTCACCTAAATATTCTATGTTTGCTGCTATGATTGGAGCAGTTATCAATCTTATTCTTGATCCAGTTGCTATATTTGTATTTAATATGGGGGTAAAAGGGGCAGCACTGGCTACAATTATAGGACAGATAGCTTCCTGTATAGTAACTATATTATATTTTAAAAGTCCAAAATCTTTTAAATTTAATAAAGAAAGTTTTATTCCTATAAAAAATATAATTAAAAGAACATGTCAATTAGGCATTTCTAGTTTTATAACACAAATTTCTATTGTAGTGATTATTAGTACAGTAAACAATATAATAAGACTGCATGGAGAATTATCTAAATATGGAACTGACATCCCTCTTTCAGTAATAGGTATTGTCATGAAAGTCTTTGGAATAGTAATTGCATTTTCAGTAGGGATAGCAGTAGGAGGACAGCCTATTGCAGGTTATAATTATGGTGCAGGAAATTATGACAGGGTAAGAAAAACCTATCAATTTGTTATTCTTTCAAATATTATAGTAGGCTTTACAGCTATGCTGATTTTTGAATTTTATCCACATATTGTAATAAGGTTATTTGGAAGTGAGAGTGATCTCTATAATGAATATGCAAATTTGTGTTTTCGTATATATCTAAGTGGAATACTTTTTTGCTGCATACAAAAAGCCAGCAGTATTTTTCTGCAGTCTATTGGAAAACCTATAAAAGCTACTATACTTTCACTTTCAAGAGATGTGGTGTTTCTTATACCATGTCTTATAATTTTATCATATAATTTTGGTATAAATGGAATGTTATGGGCAGCGCCAATAGCAGATATTCTGGCTTTTATTCTTGCATGTATAATGATATTAAAAGAATATAAAATATTGAAAATTTTTGGAAAAAATAATATATAAATATTATAAAAATTCATGAGAGAAAGATAACAAAAGGTGAGATTGTTGGAGAAACTTTTATTTTGTTATCTTCTCTTTTTTATTTCTTGGGGAGATATTATAATTATACATCCCAATTTTTAATATACCAAATATGTAATTTTAGATATATAAATCAGAAAGAAATTAAGGTATAATTATTATATGGAAATTATTACAAAAAGGGGAATAGATATGAGAGTATTAATAACTGGTGCAACAGGAGGAATAGGAAAAGCTTTAATAGATATCTTTTACAGAAATAATTGGGAAATATTAGCTGTGGGGAGAAATCAGGATATTCTTAAAGAATTAAAGAAAAAATACAAAGAAAAATTAAATATATATTCTTTAGATTTAGAAAATGAAAAAAATATAAATAAATTTTTTAAAGAAATAGAAGAACAAGATATAAATCTTTTAATAAATGGAGCAGGTATTGGAGAATTAGGTCATTTTGAAGATATATCTTATGAAAATGAAAAAAAAATGATAGATATAAATATTATTGCACTTATTAAATTTACAAAATATTTTTATAATAAAATAGATGGAATAATAAACATATCTTCTACTGCTGGTTTTCAATATGGAGGGCCACTAATGACTGGATATTATGCTACAAAATCTTTTGTAAATAGTTTCACATTTGGATTAATGGGAGAAGGTGGAAAAACAAGGATGATGCTGTTGTGTCCAGGACCTACCCTTACAAATTTTAAAGGAGTAAATAAAAATTTTAAGGGAATAGCGAAATTTTATATGACAACTCCAGAAGAGGTAGCAGAAAAGTGTTATTCTGATTATTTAAGAAAAAAAAGGATTTCAATACCAGGAAAAATAAATAAAATACTATATTTTTTTAATAAAATAATACCTATTATATCTCAATTAAAGATGATAAAAAAAATACAAGAGAAAAAAATAAAAAAATAGTTTCATTTTGCAAGAAAAATGGTATAATAATTTCTAATATAAGGGGGATACAAATGAAGAAAAAACTTATACATCTGGTTATAATCATAATTCTTTTTACAGGATGTACATATTTTAAAGTAAGAGAAGCATTTAAAGAAGCAGATAAGGGTGAATATACAAAATCTTTATATAATTTAGCAGATATATTGAAAAATAATAGTGGAGATAGAAGAACTCTTGATGCTTTTGAGCTTATATATCCAATGGGAGAAAAAGAATATTATGATAAACTTGACATGACAAGAAACAGAGATCTTGTAGGATATACAAAAGCCCTTTTAAATCTCTTAAGGGTACAGGAAATATATTATTCTTTACCAGAAGAAAGTCGAAATTCAATAGCTGTTATAACTCCGCCACCAGCAGAAAGAAATAAAGTAAAACAAGAAAGCGCAGAAAGCTTTTTTAAACTGGGAAATGAATTTAAAGCTGAAACTATAGAAGATAAACTTAGAAAATTTGGATTTTATTCAGAAGCTCAAAAATATGATATTGACAATAGAAAAGATATAGCTAAAAAGTATTCAGAAAGCATGGAAAATGCAAGAGTAAGATTTAATTTAACAGTAAATACATTAGCTGGAAGAAAAAATTTTAGTGATGATTTTAAAAAGTATACAATCAGCAATATAGGAACTTACCCTCTTTTTACAGTAAATGATAAAAGTAAAGCGAATGTAGATTTGGATATATCATTAAGTAATTTCTATTATTTGCCTCCTTCAGTAAATGTAATAAGCGGAATAGATAGTTATTTTGAAACTAGAATAAGAAGAGTAATGAAAAAAGTGGTTACTACTGAAATGGTAAATGGAAAAGCTGTGGAAAGAGTAAAATATGTGCCAGTAGATGAAGAATATGAAGTTGAAATATTCTATAAATACGAAAAATATATAAAAACAACATATGCAGAATATGATTTATCATATGTTTTAAAAGATAAAAAAGATGGCAGAATAATGGTTAAAAATAGTGAAAAAATAAGATATACTGATGAGGCAGTATGGATGAGATTCTATCCAATAACACATATAAGAGGAGGATATCATAGATTTCCTATAAGTGAAAATGAAAAATATGTGTTAGATGAAGCTGCTATTGTAAAAAGAGCAATGTTAAAGGGAACAGAAATGATAAATTTTGAGTTAAAAGCACTAGATTCTAATAGAATAATTGGATGGTAGTATTTTAAATATGTAACAGGGGAGGAAAATTTATGTTAGCAAAAGGAATGGAAAACAGAAATTTAGTTGATAAGGTATTCAGTATAGCCAAAAAAGCTAAAGAAGCAGCTGAGAAGTATGGAGATGAAAAAGTAGTAAATGCAACTATAGGATCGCTTTATGATGAGAATGGGAAATTAGTTGTATTAAAATCAGTGACGGAAACATATAAAGAACTGCCGCCAGAAGAAATAGCAGGTTATGCTTCAGCATTTACAGGAAGCCCTGAATATAAAGAAAG
This genomic window contains:
- a CDS encoding putative oxidoreductase, which produces MEIITKRGIDMRVLITGATGGIGKALIDIFYRNNWEILAVGRNQDILKELKKKYKEKLNIYSLDLENEKNINKFFKEIEEQDINLLINGAGIGELGHFEDISYENEKKMIDINIIALIKFTKYFYNKIDGIINISSTAGFQYGGPLMTGYYATKSFVNSFTFGLMGEGGKTRMMLLCPGPTLTNFKGVNKNFKGIAKFYMTTPEEVAEKCYSDYLRKKRISIPGKINKILYFFNKIIPIISQLKMIKKIQEKKIKK
- a CDS encoding putative efflux pump protein — protein: MNETKEKAGVYLVKEPVGKLLFKFSLPCVLSMLVGALYNIVDQIFIGQSVGYLGNAATNVVYPFTVLALAIALLIGDGTAAQLSISLGSDSRETSHRCVGNGIIITCTIGIILMVIGLIFIDNILKIFGVTEGSYKYALEYMYIILLGIPFFIFTSSMNAVIRADGSPKYSMFAAMIGAVINLILDPVAIFVFNMGVKGAALATIIGQIASCIVTILYFKSPKSFKFNKESFIPIKNIIKRTCQLGISSFITQISIVVIISTVNNIIRLHGELSKYGTDIPLSVIGIVMKVFGIVIAFSVGIAVGGQPIAGYNYGAGNYDRVRKTYQFVILSNIIVGFTAMLIFEFYPHIVIRLFGSESDLYNEYANLCFRIYLSGILFCCIQKASSIFLQSIGKPIKATILSLSRDVVFLIPCLIILSYNFGINGMLWAAPIADILAFILACIMILKEYKILKIFGKNNI